A section of the Pseudanabaena mucicola str. Chao 1806 genome encodes:
- a CDS encoding PstS family phosphate ABC transporter substrate-binding protein produces MMSKKNINRSVVTFVASVTLAATLASCSGSDTKPSTPTSATSPATTTTTAAKETAKPTSSLSGNITIDGSSTVAPITKAVAEDFAKSNPSVKVPVGTSGTGGGFKKFCSGDIDISNASRPIKKKEAEDCQKAGVEFIELPIAIDGLTVVVNKENTWAKCLTIPELKKMWEPDAEGKITSWDQIRPEFPKETIALFGAGADSGTFDYFTEAVNGKSKVIRKDYQPSEDDNITVKGVQGGKGAVGFFGVSYFEENAKKLNAVEIDGGKGCVSPTAENINSGKYNPLSRPLFIYVSKKALARPEVKAFIEFYLNKDAKLVKEVGYVPLPGDALTKVKERFTKAAVGSTFIDAPAGVPVAELLSKDLK; encoded by the coding sequence ATGATGTCCAAAAAGAATATCAATCGTAGTGTTGTAACTTTTGTAGCAAGCGTTACACTAGCCGCAACACTTGCATCCTGTAGCGGAAGCGACACCAAACCTAGTACTCCTACAAGTGCAACTAGCCCCGCAACTACAACCACAACTGCTGCTAAAGAAACTGCTAAACCTACTTCCAGCTTATCTGGCAACATCACTATTGATGGTTCTAGCACAGTTGCACCGATCACCAAAGCAGTTGCCGAAGACTTTGCGAAATCAAATCCTAGCGTTAAAGTTCCTGTTGGTACAAGCGGTACTGGTGGTGGATTTAAGAAATTCTGTTCTGGAGATATCGACATTTCTAACGCATCTCGTCCAATTAAGAAGAAAGAAGCTGAAGATTGTCAAAAGGCTGGCGTAGAGTTTATTGAACTACCTATTGCTATTGATGGATTGACTGTAGTTGTCAACAAAGAAAATACTTGGGCTAAGTGTTTGACAATTCCCGAACTCAAGAAGATGTGGGAACCTGACGCAGAAGGCAAGATTACCTCTTGGGATCAAATTCGTCCTGAGTTTCCCAAGGAAACAATTGCTCTCTTTGGTGCTGGCGCTGACTCAGGAACCTTTGACTACTTTACTGAAGCTGTGAACGGTAAATCTAAAGTAATTCGTAAGGACTATCAGCCCAGCGAAGATGACAACATTACTGTGAAGGGTGTCCAAGGCGGTAAAGGTGCGGTTGGATTCTTTGGAGTTTCTTACTTTGAAGAAAATGCTAAGAAGCTAAATGCTGTTGAAATCGATGGTGGTAAGGGTTGTGTATCTCCAACTGCTGAAAATATTAACTCTGGTAAGTATAATCCACTGTCTCGTCCACTGTTTATTTATGTCAGCAAGAAAGCGCTCGCACGTCCTGAAGTCAAGGCTTTTATTGAGTTTTACTTGAACAAGGATGCAAAGCTTGTCAAAGAAGTAGGCTACGTTCCTCTCCCTGGTGATGCTCTAACCAAGGTAAAAGAGCGCTTCACCAAAGCTGCTGTCGGTTCAACCTTTATTGATGCTCCTGCAGGGGTTCCTGTAGCTGAATTGTTGTCTAAAGACCTGAAGTA
- the cobW gene encoding cobalamin biosynthesis protein CobW, which yields MAAKIPVTVITGFLGSGKTTLIREQLQNNQGRRIAVLVNEFGEIGIDGDLLRSCRVCDEDGTEVTPNIVELTNGCLCCTVQEEFLPTMQELLKRRDRLDCILIETSGLALPKPLVQAFRWQEIRSGATVDGVVAVVDCDALANGRLVSDLDALNAQRQEDPNLDHETPIEELFEDQLACADLVLLTKTDLVSDENQVKVQNWLKQELRDGVKIVACDEGKVSSEILLGFNAAVEDNLDARPSHHDSEEEHEHDDDINSVHVISDRAFEPTQLLISLKQLVADQEIYRIKGFVNVPNKPMRMVLQGVGDRLETSYDRLWASDETRQTRLVFIGQGLERSTIESALSL from the coding sequence ATGGCAGCGAAAATACCTGTAACTGTGATTACTGGTTTTTTGGGTAGTGGTAAAACTACACTCATTCGGGAACAGTTACAAAATAACCAAGGTCGGCGCATTGCCGTACTAGTGAATGAATTTGGCGAGATCGGCATTGATGGTGATTTGCTCCGTTCTTGTCGTGTTTGCGATGAAGATGGCACAGAAGTTACGCCCAATATTGTGGAGCTGACCAATGGATGTCTTTGCTGCACGGTGCAAGAGGAATTTTTGCCAACGATGCAGGAGCTTCTAAAAAGGCGCGATCGCCTTGATTGCATTCTCATTGAGACTTCAGGATTGGCATTACCTAAGCCTCTAGTCCAAGCCTTCCGTTGGCAAGAAATCCGCAGTGGGGCAACAGTTGATGGTGTGGTTGCGGTGGTGGACTGCGATGCATTGGCAAATGGTCGCTTAGTGAGCGATCTGGATGCCCTTAATGCTCAACGTCAAGAAGATCCCAATCTTGATCACGAAACTCCCATAGAAGAACTATTTGAGGATCAGTTAGCCTGTGCGGATTTGGTGCTATTGACCAAGACCGATCTAGTCAGTGATGAGAACCAAGTGAAGGTTCAGAATTGGCTAAAACAAGAATTGCGTGATGGTGTGAAGATTGTCGCCTGTGATGAGGGCAAAGTTAGTTCGGAGATTTTGTTGGGATTTAATGCGGCGGTTGAGGACAATCTCGATGCACGTCCAAGTCATCACGACAGTGAAGAAGAGCATGAACATGATGATGATATTAATTCGGTTCATGTCATTAGCGATCGCGCCTTTGAGCCAACTCAGTTACTCATATCGCTAAAACAGTTAGTCGCTGATCAGGAAATCTATCGGATTAAGGGCTTTGTCAATGTCCCGAATAAGCCGATGCGAATGGTGTTACAAGGCGTAGGCGATCGCCTCGAGACATCCTATGATCGCCTGT
- the cbiE gene encoding precorrin-6y C5,15-methyltransferase (decarboxylating) subunit CbiE, whose translation MNTQKWLKIIGIGEDGLGAISLVARSLIDHAEVFVGSDRHLAMLPEFLEDQRSRIVWASPIESTIQQIINLRGKSVCVLASGDPLWFGIGTTLLRRIPMEEMVIIPSPSTFSLICARLGWSLHEVETLSLCGRPVSLLQSYIYPKAKLLILSSGKETPQIVAKILCDRHFGNSKITVLEHLNGTKERIISTVANQFENFPEFADLNAITVECIPNPKAKILSRMVGLPDDAFHHDGQLTKREVRAITLSTLAPNAGELLWDVGAGCGSIGIEWMRSHPRCQAIAIEKSRTHFIAENAIVLGTPNLKIIEGKAPDVLQGLPTPNAIFIGGGVTVPNLFETCWENLRSQGRLVANVITIEGEQKLFQWQQKYGGILTQISICRAEAIGSFLGWKPMRPLTQWHVIKP comes from the coding sequence ATGAATACTCAAAAATGGCTAAAAATTATTGGTATTGGGGAAGATGGTTTAGGGGCAATAAGCCTAGTCGCTCGATCGCTAATAGATCATGCTGAAGTTTTCGTGGGTAGTGATCGCCATTTAGCAATGTTGCCAGAATTTCTAGAAGATCAGCGATCGCGCATAGTTTGGGCTTCACCCATTGAGTCAACCATCCAGCAAATTATTAATTTGCGTGGTAAATCGGTATGTGTTTTAGCCAGTGGTGATCCGCTTTGGTTTGGGATTGGGACAACTTTATTAAGGAGAATTCCCATGGAGGAAATGGTAATTATTCCTTCACCTTCTACTTTTAGCTTGATTTGTGCACGATTAGGATGGTCATTGCATGAAGTGGAAACCCTGAGTCTATGCGGTCGTCCCGTTTCTTTGTTACAGTCTTATATCTATCCAAAAGCGAAACTGCTAATTCTGAGTTCAGGGAAAGAAACGCCGCAGATTGTGGCTAAGATTTTGTGCGATCGCCATTTCGGCAATAGCAAAATTACGGTTTTAGAACATCTTAATGGCACTAAAGAGCGCATTATTTCTACTGTTGCTAATCAGTTCGAGAACTTTCCTGAATTTGCTGATCTCAATGCGATCACCGTGGAATGCATTCCTAATCCTAAAGCAAAAATTCTATCGCGGATGGTAGGGCTGCCCGATGATGCTTTTCATCATGACGGACAGTTAACTAAGCGAGAGGTCAGAGCAATTACCCTATCGACCCTTGCCCCCAATGCAGGAGAATTACTCTGGGATGTTGGGGCTGGTTGCGGTTCCATTGGCATTGAATGGATGCGAAGTCATCCCCGTTGTCAAGCTATCGCCATTGAAAAATCGCGTACCCATTTCATCGCGGAAAATGCGATCGTCCTTGGTACTCCTAATCTCAAAATTATCGAAGGTAAAGCGCCTGATGTTTTGCAAGGTCTACCTACACCTAATGCGATCTTTATCGGTGGTGGGGTGACTGTTCCAAATTTATTTGAGACATGTTGGGAAAATTTGCGATCGCAGGGGCGCTTAGTTGCTAACGTCATCACCATTGAAGGCGAGCAAAAACTATTTCAATGGCAACAAAAATATGGCGGTATACTTACGCAAATTTCGATCTGTCGTGCTGAAGCGATCGGCTCTTTTCTAGGCTGGAAACCAATGCGACCGCTTACACAATGGCATGTGATCAAGCCATAG
- a CDS encoding HupE/UreJ family protein, whose protein sequence is MNLPKIFASVQSKSLAIAFAFSLLVFASPASAHHPMDGGMPSNFFEGFMSGLAHPVIGVDHLAFIVAVGLFAALKPQGIFIPLSFVLSAMLGTGIHLLGVSLPVVELIVSGSILLFGILMAMKNSPNLLVMVTLSAVAGLFHGYAYGEAIFGAQTTALVAYLVGFTTIQLVISSAAFFVGQKVLKGDFSQVSPSLKSAGLVICGIGAAFFASNLSSLILPMPKG, encoded by the coding sequence ATGAATTTACCTAAGATTTTCGCTTCAGTTCAATCAAAATCTCTAGCGATCGCCTTTGCCTTTAGTTTATTAGTATTTGCTAGCCCCGCATCAGCACACCACCCCATGGACGGCGGAATGCCCAGCAACTTTTTTGAAGGATTTATGTCAGGCTTGGCACACCCAGTGATTGGTGTTGATCACCTTGCCTTTATTGTTGCTGTCGGTTTGTTTGCGGCGCTTAAACCTCAAGGCATTTTTATTCCTTTATCCTTTGTTTTGTCGGCAATGCTTGGCACGGGAATTCACTTGTTAGGTGTATCTCTGCCAGTAGTTGAACTCATTGTTTCAGGATCGATTTTGCTATTTGGGATTTTGATGGCAATGAAGAATAGTCCCAACCTATTAGTCATGGTCACCCTGTCGGCAGTAGCAGGACTATTTCATGGTTATGCTTATGGGGAAGCAATTTTTGGCGCACAAACTACTGCTTTAGTGGCTTATTTAGTGGGCTTTACCACGATTCAATTGGTGATTTCGAGTGCTGCTTTCTTTGTTGGTCAGAAAGTCCTTAAGGGTGATTTTTCTCAAGTATCACCTAGCCTCAAATCAGCAGGTTTAGTAATTTGCGGAATTGGTGCTGCATTTTTCGCATCAAATCTTTCTTCTTTGATTCTCCCCATGCCTAAGGGTTAA